In the Streptomyces sp. cg36 genome, one interval contains:
- a CDS encoding RDD family protein — MPPLADFGRRLLARLIDALIIAIPLALLEWGTSDRWVYETRSGESTGDVIGRAYSGSGLAWNLVGIVAYLAYDTIMVRRDGQTVGKKLMHLRVAMLNDGSVPSTSSALTRTAVLWLPALLCCPCLWQIILIITILTDKPYKQGLHDKAGKTVVVSTGR, encoded by the coding sequence CGGCGGCTGCTCGCCCGGCTCATCGACGCGCTGATCATCGCGATCCCGCTCGCCCTGCTGGAGTGGGGGACCTCCGACCGCTGGGTGTACGAGACCCGCAGCGGCGAGAGCACCGGCGACGTGATCGGCCGGGCCTACAGCGGCAGCGGGCTCGCCTGGAACCTGGTCGGGATCGTGGCCTACCTGGCGTACGACACCATCATGGTGCGGCGCGACGGGCAGACCGTCGGCAAGAAGCTGATGCACCTGCGGGTGGCGATGCTCAACGACGGCAGCGTGCCGTCCACGAGCTCCGCGCTGACCCGCACCGCCGTGCTCTGGCTGCCCGCGCTGCTGTGCTGTCCGTGTCTGTGGCAGATCATCCTGATCATCACGATCCTCACGGACAAGCCGTACAAACAGGGGCTCCACGACAAGGCCGGCAAGACGGTGGTGGTGTCCACGGGCCGCTGA
- a CDS encoding immune inhibitor A domain-containing protein: protein MTSNRRAVRAAAVLVALATTGAIGSAFATAQADSKVPAPVVRTDPGAGSAKYVDNTPGPFTKQRELQRQAALEKVISGDKKVQQRGASKVVQLDDKKYVELAREKTDKIFTILVDFGDQVDNTTMYDPDGPTGPKPPVVKYGGTPGPAHNTIAQPDRKKDNSTAWQKDYSQQHFQDLYFGTGKNADGTPKQSLKTYYEKTSSGRYSVDGTVTDWVRVPANEARYGSNYCGATNCSNVMDLVRDGVNAWVADQKAKGQTTEQIKAQLAQYDQWDRNDYDNDGNFNEPDGYIDHFQIVHAGEDESAGGGAQGTNALWAHRSYAYGTDAGKTGPANNKAGGTQIGDTGIWVGDYTMQPENGGLGVFAHEYGHDLGLPDLYDTTNQAENSVGFWSLMSAGSWLGTGKDSIGDLPGDMTAWDKFQLGWLDYAKAKAATNSTTKLGVAEYNTKDKQALVVDLPQKPVTTTIVKPAEGTKQWWSGMGDNLNNTLTRSVDLTGKSKASLDLSGWWDIELDYDFLYAEASTDGGATWTALDGTADGKPITRDPSDKPALTDVSGAYKKLSYNLDAFAGKKIDLRFRYQTDGGAGGKGFTADAITVNADGAAVFTDGAEGDDNGWTSKNFSRIGESFTKDYPQFYIAENRQYVSYDQTLKVGPYNFGFAKTRPSWVEHYAYQPGLMIWLWDTSQKDNNVSVHPGQGLILPVDAHAKPLKWADGTLMRNKITPFDAAFSFYPTNAITLHKADVATTIRSQAGVPIFDDHRGTYWYKENPTGSVQVPDTNTRISIVQQPKDGSTITVKVGPSTK, encoded by the coding sequence GTGACCAGCAACAGACGAGCGGTCAGAGCTGCCGCCGTACTCGTGGCCCTTGCCACGACGGGCGCGATAGGCTCGGCGTTCGCCACCGCCCAGGCCGACAGCAAGGTCCCGGCTCCCGTCGTGCGCACGGACCCGGGTGCGGGCTCCGCGAAGTACGTCGACAACACGCCGGGCCCGTTCACCAAGCAGCGGGAGCTGCAGCGCCAGGCGGCGCTGGAGAAGGTCATCTCGGGCGACAAGAAGGTGCAGCAGCGCGGCGCCTCCAAGGTCGTCCAGCTCGACGACAAGAAGTACGTCGAGCTGGCCCGCGAGAAGACCGACAAGATCTTCACGATCCTGGTCGACTTCGGCGACCAGGTCGACAACACCACCATGTACGACCCGGACGGGCCGACCGGCCCCAAGCCGCCGGTCGTCAAGTACGGCGGCACGCCCGGCCCGGCGCACAACACGATCGCCCAGCCGGACCGCAAGAAGGACAACTCCACCGCCTGGCAGAAGGACTACAGCCAGCAGCACTTCCAGGACCTGTACTTCGGGACCGGCAAGAACGCCGACGGCACCCCGAAGCAGTCCCTGAAGACGTACTACGAGAAGACCTCCTCCGGCCGCTACTCGGTCGACGGCACCGTCACCGACTGGGTGCGCGTCCCGGCCAACGAGGCGCGCTACGGCTCGAACTACTGCGGCGCCACGAACTGCTCCAACGTGATGGACCTGGTCCGCGACGGCGTCAACGCCTGGGTCGCCGACCAGAAGGCCAAGGGCCAGACCACCGAGCAGATCAAGGCCCAGCTGGCGCAGTACGACCAGTGGGACCGCAACGACTACGACAACGACGGCAACTTCAACGAGCCCGACGGCTACATCGACCACTTCCAGATCGTCCACGCGGGCGAGGACGAGTCGGCCGGCGGCGGCGCCCAGGGCACCAACGCCCTGTGGGCGCACCGCTCGTACGCCTACGGCACGGACGCGGGCAAGACCGGCCCGGCCAACAACAAGGCCGGCGGCACGCAGATCGGCGACACCGGCATCTGGGTCGGCGACTACACGATGCAGCCCGAGAACGGCGGCCTCGGCGTCTTCGCCCACGAGTACGGTCACGACCTCGGTCTGCCGGACCTCTACGACACCACCAACCAGGCCGAGAACTCGGTCGGTTTCTGGTCCCTGATGTCGGCCGGCTCCTGGCTGGGCACCGGCAAGGACTCGATCGGCGACCTGCCGGGCGACATGACCGCCTGGGACAAGTTCCAGCTGGGCTGGCTCGACTACGCCAAGGCCAAGGCCGCGACGAACTCGACCACCAAGCTGGGCGTCGCCGAGTACAACACCAAGGACAAGCAGGCGCTCGTCGTCGACCTGCCGCAGAAGCCCGTCACCACCACCATCGTGAAGCCCGCCGAGGGCACGAAGCAGTGGTGGAGCGGCATGGGTGACAACCTCAACAACACCCTGACCCGCTCGGTCGACCTGACCGGCAAGTCCAAGGCTTCCCTGGACCTGTCCGGCTGGTGGGACATCGAGCTGGACTACGACTTCCTGTACGCCGAGGCGTCCACGGACGGCGGCGCCACCTGGACCGCGCTGGACGGCACCGCCGACGGCAAGCCGATCACCCGTGACCCCAGCGACAAGCCGGCCCTGACCGACGTGTCGGGCGCGTACAAGAAGCTCTCGTACAACCTGGACGCCTTCGCGGGCAAGAAGATCGACCTCCGCTTCCGCTACCAGACGGACGGCGGCGCGGGCGGCAAGGGCTTCACCGCCGACGCGATCACCGTGAACGCCGACGGCGCCGCCGTCTTCACCGACGGTGCCGAGGGCGACGACAACGGCTGGACGTCGAAGAACTTCTCCCGCATCGGCGAGTCGTTCACCAAGGACTACCCGCAGTTCTACATCGCGGAGAACCGCCAGTACGTCTCGTACGACCAGACCCTCAAGGTCGGCCCGTACAACTTCGGCTTCGCCAAGACCCGCCCGTCCTGGGTGGAGCACTACGCGTACCAGCCCGGTCTGATGATCTGGCTCTGGGACACGTCGCAGAAGGACAACAACGTCTCGGTCCACCCGGGCCAGGGCCTGATCCTTCCGGTCGACGCCCACGCCAAGCCGCTGAAGTGGGCCGACGGCACGCTGATGCGCAACAAGATCACGCCGTTCGACGCCGCGTTCAGCTTCTACCCGACGAACGCGATCACCCTGCACAAGGCCGACGTGGCGACCACGATCCGCTCGCAGGCCGGTGTGCCGATCTTCGACGACCACCGGGGCACCTACTGGTACAAGGAGAACCCCACGGGAAGCGTGCAGGTTCCTGACACCAACACCCGGATCTCCATCGTCCAGCAGCCCAAGGACGGCTCGACGATCACCGTGAAGGTTGGTCCGTCGACCAAGTAG
- a CDS encoding nicotinamidase — protein MHRALIVVDVQNDFCEGGSLAVTGGSDVAAAITELIGESAGSVYRHVVATRDHHIDPGPHFSPKPDFQTSWPVHCVAGTEGVGFHPNFAPAVACGAIDAVFDKGAHAAAYSGFEGRDENGVWLSNWLRDREVSEVDVVGIATDHCVRATALDAVRAGFTTHVLLDLTAGVSEETTARAIEEMRAAGAELSGKPVV, from the coding sequence ATGCACCGCGCGTTGATCGTCGTGGACGTTCAGAACGACTTCTGCGAGGGCGGCAGCCTCGCGGTCACGGGCGGCTCCGACGTGGCCGCCGCGATCACCGAGCTGATCGGCGAGTCCGCCGGGTCCGTCTACCGCCATGTGGTGGCCACCCGCGACCACCACATCGACCCCGGCCCGCACTTCTCGCCGAAGCCGGACTTCCAGACCTCCTGGCCGGTGCACTGCGTGGCCGGGACGGAGGGCGTGGGCTTCCACCCCAACTTCGCCCCGGCGGTCGCCTGCGGCGCCATCGACGCCGTCTTCGACAAGGGCGCCCACGCCGCCGCGTACAGCGGTTTCGAGGGGCGCGACGAGAACGGGGTGTGGCTGTCGAACTGGCTGCGGGACCGGGAGGTCTCCGAGGTCGACGTGGTCGGCATCGCCACCGACCACTGTGTGCGGGCCACCGCGCTGGACGCGGTGCGGGCCGGGTTCACCACGCACGTGCTGCTCGATCTGACCGCGGGGGTCTCCGAGGAGACGACCGCCCGCGCGATCGAGGAGATGCGGGCGGCGGGCGCTGAGCTGTCGGGCAAGCCGGTGGTCTGA